The genomic region TTTACGCCCGAAAAGATTAAAAATATTATTACAACCTACGCCAAAACAAACTATAACAGAGAGGTTTCTTTTGACAAACTTTCATTTAAATTAATAGGCGTGGAATTATCCAACTTCGCCATGTCCGAAGCGGGAACGTTTAAAAACGGTACTTTCGCTAAAGCGGACAGCATGGTAATAAAAATCGCTTTACGCCCGTTATTTAAAAAAAGCATTGAAGTAAGCACAATAGGGTTAGACGGCTTTAACTCCAATATAATAAAAGACGAAAAGGGCAATTTTAATTTTGACGACCTTATACCCGCGGCGGACGTCGCTTCCTCCGCACAACCCAAAACTCCTAAAGAAATAGAAGAGCAGGGGTTAAGCTTTAACGTACAGGTAGATAAGTTTTTTATTTTAAATTCCGCCATAAATTATACGGATAAAAAAGAAAAAATGACCGCCCAGATTAAAGACGTTAACGTAAAAATAAATGACTTTGTCCTAGACGGCCCTTTTGCGGTGAACTCTGATTTCAGGCTGCTTTACAATGCGCAGGATATGGCTGTTGACATGCCGGTATCTGTCAATCTTATGGCGGATCTTAAAAATAATAATTTAGACGCAGCCGAATTAACGCTTAAAAGCTTAACCGCCTCATTAAACGGCATTACAACAAACTTTCAAGGCACGGTAAAAGGTTTTAACAACCCCATTATCTCGGTAAGCGGCACAGTCAATAATGTTAACAATAAAACATTAAGTTCTTTTGTAAGCGATTTACCCGATTTCAGCCTGCCCGCTGTTAAATTAGCTTCCGACATCAAACTCAATCTAGATAAATCAAATGCTGAAATAAGCAAATATTCCGCCTCTTTAACAAAATCAACCGTAAACGGCAGTGCAAATGTTAGCTTTGGCGGAAAAGACTTGGTTTACAACGCGAAAGCCAACCTTAAACTGTTTGTTGATGAACTTGCCGCCATAGCGCCCGAACTTACAAAAGAATACGGTTTGCAAGGCACGGTAACAGGTTCCCTCTCGGCTTCCGATCCGGACAAAGTGACAGGCAAAATAACGCTGGAAAATGTTGGCGCCGCATACCAAAACGTAGTTACGGTTAAAGATATTAACGGCATAATACAAATACTTGGTATGACAAACATTAAATCAGAAACAATTACAGGTAAAATAAATGACGCCGCCTTTAAAACAACATTGGCGTTTTCCGAGAAGAAAACAAACCATTACGCCGTAAATTTTGATTTTGATTTAGACAGCCTTACAATAAAAGAACTGCCTAAAACAGAAACTTCTGAAGCGGCCAAAACAAGCGACGCTGTTCCTTCCCCTTCAGCAAAATCAAAAAAGGCCACAGGCCCTTATATTGACCTTAAAACCAATGTAAAAATCGGCCCTGTATCAGTGCCGCATTTTAACTCAAAAGGAGCGTCCTTAACAGCTGATTTAACCAGCATTGAGGATACCTTAACCACACTTAGCGGTAAAACCCAGTTTAGAGTGGAACAAGGCGAAATAACGGACATCAAACAATTTTTAGCCTCTAATAAAATAATTAACGTTATGTTTATTTCCATAGGCATAGTAAAAAAAGTGTTTGACGTTTTAAAGCTTGACGTTTTCACCTCGTCAAACAAAAAAGACGCCGTGCCTTTTGAATTAATTGAAGGCGACTACTCCTTTAACTCAGGCTTAATGACAATTAACAAAACAACCTTAAGCTCTGATCTTACAACCGTAAAAGCCGAAGGCACAATAGACTTTAAAACAGACAAACTTAACATGAAAGTAAACGCCCATTTGGGAAAACAAGGTTCAAGCGGCTTTAAACCCGTAGCCATAAAAGTAGGCGGAACCATTGATAACCCAAAAGCAACTATAGATGTGCTTTCAACGGCCACTTCAATAGTGCCGGGAGTAGCCACTTTGGGTAAAAACACCGTAAGCGGCGCCACAAATACCGCTAAAGACGTGGTAAGCGGCACTGTAGGCACAGCGCTTAAAGGCATTGGCGGGCTGCTTAAGAAAGACACAAAAGAAGAAGAAGAATCAAAATAATTAAGACTCTAAACAATTAAACATAAAAACCTCTCCGCTACTATGGGGAGGTTTTTGTTTCCTGTCGGTAACATGCAATTAAGTTTCTTTATATTTAATATAATTATTCTATATACTTTGGCAATTAAAAACAAAGGAGTTTTTAATGAATTACGGAGATATTATTTCTTATCTTCAAATGTGTACTGAAGAACAAATTTCTCTTCAGAGAGGAATGTATTTTCGCCTTAACAACAAATATTCTATTTTTCTTATGAGTGTTCGAACAGGAGCTCCTTATCATGACCTTTTTGAAGAAAATGGCAGAATTTTGATATATGAAGGGCATGATATTCCAAAAACAAAAGATTTAAAAAAGAATCCAAAAGAACTAGACCAACCTCAATACACAGAAAATGGAAAACTTACTCAGAATGGTAAATTTTATAAAGCTGCTATAGACTATAAAAACAACTTAAACGAACCAGAAGTAGTTAAGATTTATGAAAAAATAAAAGATGGGATATGGTCTTATACTGGTTTTTTCAAACTAGTTGATGCTTGGACGCAAAAATCAAATAAAAGAAGTGTTTTTAAGTTTAAACTTGAGATTATAGATGAGCCTACGAACTCCAAAACATTAAAAAAAGAAATTATCCATTCAAGACTTATCCCTACCATAGTAAAGCGACATGTTTGGGAAAGAGATAAAGGGCAATGTGTACAATGTGGAAATAAAACTAATTTACACTTTGACCATAATATACCATTCTCAAAAGGGGGCAGCTCTATAACAGCTAAAAACATTCAATTATTATGTGCAAAATGTAATTTGAGCAAGCATGATAAAATAATTTAGCCTTTAGATAAATCAAAAACAAATATTAAAACACATAAAAATCCCCCGCGACCGCAGGGGATTTTTATGTGTTTTAATTGCGTTTTAAAATGTACTTTTAAATATTATTACTCTTCTTTGTTTCAAAAGTTTTTACTCTTCGAATGTAATGCCTTGTTGGGCAAGTTTGCCTTGAAGTATCATCATCGCCGCGCCGTTAGCGCCCTGCCATTTGGAAATGGCCTGCACCTGCTCTTCAGTTTCACACTGGTTATTAGGGAAAACAGTTTCAAAAGCTTTGCCGAAAGCGGTGTTAAAATCCCCAAACGCTTTAAATTTTGCCTCCACATCTTTACCTGTTATCATCGAATCTAAAGGAGCCATAATACTGTCAAACGCCGGTTCTGATATGGTTGAAACAAATTCCAACGTGGCGGGTTTAATTGTTTTAGCGTATTCTGTAATGGCTTCAATTATAGCCGCGCTTTGCACCTGGGCTTTAGCGTTAAGATCATTTACCTCTTTTTCTATATTTTTAGCGAGCTTGGTGTATTCGTGAATTATTTCCTGCAAATAGGCGCCTTCTTTTGAAAGGTAATCAAAGATAAGGCCGCTAAATCTTGCCAAAGAAGCAAATTTTTGGTTCTTTTCGCTGTTGCGCACCTTGTTGCTGGTTTCGGCGCAATCATTAATAGCTAAGCGGAATTGTTTTGAATCTGAAACGGCTTTTAAAGCGTCATATTTAGCTAAAAGCGCGTTTACGTCTTTTATAAAGTTTTCACCATCAGATTTTACATTGGCGGTTTTAAGCATTTCCTCAAGCTTGGCTTTTAAAGTTTTAAGTTCGGACTGCGCGGAATTACTTTTTTCAACAATAGATTTTTTAAGCGCGGGCGAAAGTTTGACTATATATTCATTATCCTCGGCTTCTTGCGCATTTGCGAAAGTGAAAGATAAAATCAAACCTGCCAATAAAAACAATTTTTTCATTTTTAACTCCCGTTATTTCTGTTTATATTAACAGTTTACGGTTTTTTACAGCCGCTTACCAGGGCCATTGGACCTAAACTAACATGGGCCTAAGGACCTATGAAAACCGCACGCAAAAAACCCGAAGGAACAACCTTCGGGTTTTTTTATACACAAATAAAGAATATTTTCAGCTAACGCCCTGCAAACCCCAACCTATTTTTCATTACCGGGTTTTTGGGCAAAATAAACGCTCATTTCTTTAAAAAGTTTTTTAATTTCGCCCATTTTATTTAACGGAAGACGAATACCCTTTTTTGTCCAGCCCGTGTAAATATCATCTTCCTGCCATTGTCTTAAGTCCAAGCCTCTGGCGCCTTTAAAGGAACTTACTCTGACAATAACGCTCATGCCGGGATGTTTAGCAAATTTGCCTATTTCTTTATCTTCTAATTTGGACGCGTCGTCCGGTAAAGGTTCAAGAACAGAGGCCACGCCTTTAACAATTTCAGGCGTCATTGTAATACCCGCTCTAGTAGCGCCGCTGTATGACTCGGATTTCAAATATTTTCTTATAGAAGCATACCTGTAACCTCTGTATGCGTCTATCGAGAATTTTACTTCTTCCATCCCGTCATCGGAAACGATGGAACCTATATGCTGAAGAATCATGAAGCTGCTTTCTACCATACTTCCTCCCTTGGGAACTGCGACACTTAATATATAAAAACGATAGTATACATCCAATAATGGTTATATTATAATGTTTATTAATAGCAAAATCAACCCCCTAAAATTGCTTATATTATTGTTTTTAAGCGCGGTTTTATTAAATTTCACGCGAAGCCGGCCTTTTTAAATTATTTAAACAAATCCCCCGCCGACTTAAAAGCCCTTAATTTAGCCACATATTCCATAGGGTCTTTTACGCCTACTACGGCGTTTGGTTTGGGGTACTTCATATCCCACGCTCTTGTTGCAAAAAACCTTAAGGCCGCGCGGCGCAAAAGCGCGTTAAAAGCATATTTTTCTGCTTGTTCAAGCGGGCGTATTTTTTGGTAAGAATCCAATAAAATTTTTATTTTTTTCTCGTTATAATCAAAACCTTTATTATCAAAACACCAGGCGTTGGCGGTAACCGCCAAATCATATGCCAAGTAATCGCTGCAGCAAAAATAAAAATCAATAATGCCGCTTACATTATTTCCTTCAAAAAACATATTGTCGGGGAAAATATCCGCATGCACAAAACCTTTGGGTAAATTATAAAAGCTTTTAAGCTCTTCAGACACAAGGTTTAATTCTTTGTTAATTTCGGCAGAAAGATTTGGCGAGATATTATCAATTTTTTTATTTTTCCTTATAAGCTCAGTCACATTATCCAAGCATAACGGGTTTGCCCTTTCTTCTTTAAAATCTTTAGTTTGAATATGCAGCTTACCTAAAAAACGCCCCAGATTTTCAAGATGGGAAAAAGTAATGTCCGTTACGGATTTGCCTTCTAAAAAAGTTACTATTCCGGCCGGTTTATTTTTAAGCCGACCCGTAAAGGCGCCATATTTGTTTTTTAAAGGAACCGGACACGGAACGCCATGCAGAGCGGCGTATAACATAGCCGAATTAAAAAAAGGAAGGTCGGTGGGGTTAATTTCTTCCTCACAAACGGTAAGAATATATTTACCGGAAGTAGTAAGCAAAAAATAATTTGTGTTTTGCACGCCTTCTATAATACCCTTAAAATCAATAAGCTTAAGGTTATAGTCCGCTATAAAAGCCTCTATTTCGTCTTTATTTAACTTTACATAAAGGGCCATTAAGCGTTATTCTCCATATAAAGTTTTACCGCTTCTAAAGAGACGGGCAGAACTTCAAACCTTTCTTTCCCTTCTAAAAACTTTTTTAAAGAAGGCGGCACTTCAACCTCAACGTTTAAGGCTTTTTTTACCGCAGCGCCAAATTTTGCTGGGTGCGCCGTGGCAAGCGTTATAACAGGCTCAGACCCGTTATATTGTAAAGCGGCGTTAACGCCTACCGCGCTGTGCGGGTCTAAAATAACGCCCGTTTGCGCATAAATACTTTTTATAACCTCAAGGGTTGCGCCGTCATCAGCTTTAAACGCGGTAAAAACCTTTTTAATTTCGCTAAGCATGACAGGGGGCACGTCATACCTGCCGGTTTCTTTAAAACGCGCCATAAAAGCGTTTAGGGCCTTTTGGTCACGCGCGCAGAAATCAAAAAGCAAACGTTCAAAATTTGATGAAATTTGAATATCCATAGAAGGACTTAGAGTATGAGTTACCCCTTTTTGCTCCATAACGCCGCTGTTAATAAACCTTGTAAGAATGTCATTAGCGTTGGAAGCTATTATAAGGCGCTTAATATTAAGCCCCATTTGTTTAGCGGTATAAGCGGCAAAAATATTGCCGAAATTGCCCGTAGGCACACAAAAAGAAACGCCCTCTTGTTTTTCATCAGCTTTTAAAGCGGCGTAAAAATAATAAACTATTTGCGCGGCTATGCGCGCCCAGTTAATGGAATTTACGGCGGAAAGACTGTATTTTTCCTTAAAGCCCGCATCGGCGAAAAGGCCTTTTACTATATTTTGGCAGTCGTCAAAAGAACCTTCCACCGCTATATTTTTTACGTTTGGCGAAATAACTGTTGTCATTTGTTTGCGCTGCGCGTCAGATACTTTGTTATGGGGATGGAGAATAAAAATTTTAGCTCTTTCGGAATTTTTAAAAGCAGCTATAGCGGCGGAGCCTGTGTCCCCCGAAGTGGCGCCCGCTATTGTTATAAAAGCGTTATTCCTTTTTAAAACAGTTTCAAACATTTGGCCTAAAATCTGCATGGCAAAATCTTTAAAAGCAAGAGTAGGCCCGTGAAAAAGCTCTAAAACCAAAATATTATCTTTTAATTTTTTTAAAGGGGCAATTTCACCTTCGGAAAAATTTTTATAAGCAAGTTCAATAATATTTTTAAGTTCCGCGTCAGTAAAACAGTCTTCCGTAAAAGGGCGCAGTATTTTAAAGGCAAGCCCGTTATAAGAAAGCCCGCGCATACTTTCAATTTCGCTTTTTGTAAATTTAGGCAGCGTTTCAGGCACGTAAAGCCCGCCGTTTTCGGTAAGCCCGCCTAAAAGAACCTGTTCAAAATTAAAAGTTTTATTTCCGCCTCTTGTATCAATATATTTCATAATTTTTACCAATATTATTTTATTATAGGAAAAACTTTAACGTCTTTCTCAAAAGCGCCGGGTTTAAGCTCGCGCATTTTAGCTACGGCCCTGTTAATTTGGTTTAAGGTGGCCGTTTCCGTCACTATGGAAAAATAAGCAAATTCCCCCTCGTGAAAATTAGGGCCTATGGTAAAGATATTAACGTTTTCATCACCGATAGCTTTTGCCGCCGCGCCTGTAACACCCGGCATATCTTTAGATTTAAGAATAATATTAAAGTTCATGGCGTGTTCCTCAAAAGGTTTTATTTCGCATTCCTGCCAGGCTATGGAACTGCGTTGTTTATCCCCGCGCGCTATTTTAACTATGTCGGAAACTATCGCGCTGCCGGTCTCTTCCATGCCGGCGCCCTGGCCTACTAAAATATTTTCGCCCGAATATTTATTAATTAAACGCACGGCGTTTGTGGCCCCGTTAATATCGGCAAGGAAAATATCTTTATGCAACATCATCGGACGCACTGCGGCGTAAAGCTTATTACCCTCTCTTTTAGCGTAACAAATAAGTTTTATAACGCTGTTTATCTGCTTTGCGAAAGCAACGTCAACAGGTTTAATAACGTCAATACCGTTTACTCCGATAGTAATGCTGCGGGCGTCAACACCGTAAATCATTTGAATAAGAATTTTAAGTTTGTTGGCAGCGTCACCGCCGTTAATATCAAGGCTTGGGTCGGCCTCCGCGTAACCTAGCCGCTGGGCTTCTTTTAAGGCTTCTTCAAAAGATATTCCCCTTGATGACATGTTAGATAAAATAAAATTGCTAGTGCCATTCATTATGCCGTAAACGCTTAAAATATCATCCCCTGTAAAACATTCCGTCAAACCCTTTATTATAGGGATAGCGCCGCAAACGGCGGCCTCAAACCCTATGCTTTTATTATTTTCTTTAGCTGTTTCAAACAGACTTTTACCCGTTTTAGCAAGGAGAGATTTATTTGCCGTAACAAGGTTTTTACCCGCTTTTAAAACACTTTCATGTATATTTTTAATGTAGTCGCCGTCGCCGCCAATGGTTTCGACAACAAGGTCAATGCTTTTATCAGCCAAAACTTCTTTTATTGCGGCGGAGGCTTCCTCTTTACTAAGCTCCTCTTTCGGGTTAACGAAAAGAGAAATATCAACTCCCGCTTTTTTTGCGGCCGCCATAGGGCGCAAATCAACTATTTTAGAAATATTTATTTTTTTGCCGCTTCGTTCGGACAGAGCGGCGCTAAACTCCGATATTATTTTTGCCGTGCCCGAACCTACCGTTCCGCAGCCCAGTAAAGCTATATTATAATTTTCCATATCTAATCGCTCCTGTTTACAAACTTTATTTTAAAGAAGAAAAACCCGCCGTTTGAAGGGCGGGTTTTATTTGTATTTTAAAAATCTTTTTAATTCAAAACAAAAACCGCCAACAATTTGTCCATTGTTGTAGTTGTTGTTACTGTTGTGCTGGCGGTTCTTATTAGTTTCATATTTTTATTATAGCAAAAAAGTTTTTAATTACTTAAAAGAGTTTCATTTTATAAACGCTAAAAACTTTAGGAATATTTATAACATTTACCCTGTATTATATTCTCTCCAAATACCAGTTTATGGTTTTTATTATACCGGTATCAAAGGTTTCGTCGGCCTTCCAACCAAGCTCTGTTTCAAATTTTGTGGCGTCTATAGCGTAACGCTTATCATGCCCCGGGCGGTCTTTAACAAAAGTTATAAGGCTTTTATAGCTTTTGCCGTTAAGAGGCTTCTTTTGGTCAAGAACAGCGCAGATAATGTCAACAATTTCTAAGTTGGTACGTTCATTTCGTCCGCCTATATTATATGTTTCCCCCGCTTTGCCTTTGTGAAAAACAAGGTCAATGCCTTTACAATGGTCAAGCACGTAAAGCCAGTCGCGCACATTTTTGCCGTCGCCGTATATGGGAATTGACTGCCCGGCTAAAGCTTTGCGTATAATTGTGGGGATAAGCTTTTCTTTATGTTGTTTAGGGCCGTAATTATTTGAACAGTTGCTTGTTGTAACGTCTAACCCGTAAGTATGGTGATAGGCGCGCACAATAAAATCGCTTGAAGCTTTTGAAGCCGAATAAGGTGAGTTGGGAGCGTAGGGGGTAGTTTCTTCAAACAAACCCGTTTCGCCAAGCGTGCCGTAAACTTCGTCGGTTGAAATATGGTGAAAACGGCAGCCCTCATAGCCTTTTTTATATTTAAAAGGAGCTTCCATCCAATAATTTTTAGCCGCGTCAAGCAAGGTGAATGTGCCTTCAATATTTGTTTTTATAAACGGCAGAGGGCCTGTTATGGAATTATCAACATGCGATTCTGCCGCGAAATGTATAACGCCTTTTATATCATGCTTTTTAAATAGGTCTTCAATAAGCGCGCGGTCGCAAATATCGCCTTCGACAAAAGTGTAATTTTCGGCGTTCGCGACTTCGCTTAAATTAGATAAATCGCCCGCGTAGGTAAGTTTATCAAGGTTTATAACATTATAATCAGGGTAGGCAGCCGCAAAATAAGGAATAAAATTACTGCCTATAAAACCCGCTCCGCCTGTTACTAAAATATTTTTTTGCGCCATTCCCAGCCCCCTCTTAATTAATTTTTGAAAATCGACAAATGCACTATATCTTTAAATTCACCGTTTTTATAAACATGTTGTTTAAAGTAACCGTCTTCTTCAAAACCGCATTTTTTATAAAGCCCTAAAGCTGCGGCATTGTCTGCAAAAACTTCGCAATAGACCTTATGCATATTAAGGTGGTTAAAAGCGTAGTCAAGAATAGTTTTAATAATTTCACGCCCTAAACCTTTGGAACGGTAGTCCTCTTCACCGATAAGGACGCGCCCCATCTCACACTTTTGGCTGCGGTTGTCTATATCAATTAAAGCTATCATTCCTATGGGTTTAGCATCCTTAGTTTCAATAATAAAATTTATTTCGCTTGTTTTTTTTAAAGTGTTTTGGAACCACGCGTCATTTTGGATTTTGTTTGGCATAACAAATTCATAAAAATAATCATAATTTTGCGGAGCAAAACGCCACGCGCGTACGGTTTCCGCATCGCTTTCTTCAAAAGCCCTTAGCGAAATATTTTTATTATTTAGCATATTTTTTAACCGTATCCGCTACATATTTAACATCTTCACGGGTAAGTTTCATGTGCATAGGCAAAGATAATGTATGCTCGGAAACATAATGTGAATTAGGGCATGTGCCTTTTGCATAAGCGTACATACGGTACTCGGTATTATCCCTGTAATGCACGCCGGGGTATACGCCGTTTTCATTTAAAGCGGCTAAAAGCTCGTCCCGATTTCCAATTAAAATCTGGTATAAATGCCTGGAAGACTCACACCCCGGGGCGACGGGAACCGTTTTTACTCCGCTGTTTTTAAATTCCTCATCATACCAAGCGGCAATCTGCCTGCGGTAATTGTTGTCCTGGTCAAGATATTTTAAAGAAACAAGCCCTATCCCCGCCATAATGGAGTTGCCGTGGTCTTTAAAACCAACATACTCAACATCATATTTCCATTTATAAGCGCCTTTACCCGCCGTTCTCGCGAAAGTATCTTTATTTATCCCCAACCAGGATTTTTTGCGCACAATTTCGTCAAATTTGGCTTCTTTAAAACAAATCATACCGCTGTCGCCCGTGGGCATGTTTTTAACAGCCTGGTATGAATAAACAACAGCGTCCGCGCCGCGGCCGGGAACGTCGCCGTTAAGTTTTGTACCAGCCATATGGGCCGCGTCAAGCACTAAGGCAAGGCCTTTTTCTTTACAAATCTTTTCAACTTCAGCGTAACGGCCCGCGTTGCCGCCGATACCAACAAATAAAACAGCTTTTGTTTTTGGCGTAATTCTTTCGACTACGGATTTAGGGTCTAAACATAAATATTCGTCCACATCGGCAAAAACGGGTTTTAACCTGTTATATAAAATAGCGTGGTTGCTGGAAACGAATGTCATTGGTGTTGTAATAACTTCATCGCCGTCTTGCCAGTTATTTTCCTCTTTTAAAATATTAAAAGCAAGGTCAAGCCCCGCCGTTGCTGACGCTAAAAAATGGGCGTGGGGCAGTTTTGTGTATTCTTTCCACTTTTCTTCCAACTCAACTGTTTTAAAACCAAGGCCAGTCCAGCCTTTATCCAAACATTCTCTTATCTGTTCCAAACATTCTTCCGTCCTAAAAGTAGGTATAAACAACGGAATATTTTTTTGCGCCATAATATGTTCACCTCAAATTACTTAATAAATTTAGTTAAAAAACGGCTGCTTTTTATATACTTCAAACCATGGGTAAGATTTGTCTTTTTCATTAACAATCTCACCGCCAAAAGGTACTTTCCAGTCAATATTTAAAACGGCGTCATTGTAAAGAATGCCGCCTTCGGACTCTTTGTTATAAAAATTATCGCATTTATACTGGAAAACGGCGCTTTCGCTAAGCACGCTAAAACCATGCGCGAAACCACGGGGAATATAAAACATTTTTTGGTTTTCTTCCGATAACTCGACGCCAAACCATTGCCCGAACGTTTTGCTTTGCGGGCGCAGGTCAACGGCAA from Elusimicrobium minutum Pei191 harbors:
- a CDS encoding AsmA family protein, with translation MKKLLKIAAVLFLIAVIAVAGAAIALRQIFTPEKIKNIITTYAKTNYNREVSFDKLSFKLIGVELSNFAMSEAGTFKNGTFAKADSMVIKIALRPLFKKSIEVSTIGLDGFNSNIIKDEKGNFNFDDLIPAADVASSAQPKTPKEIEEQGLSFNVQVDKFFILNSAINYTDKKEKMTAQIKDVNVKINDFVLDGPFAVNSDFRLLYNAQDMAVDMPVSVNLMADLKNNNLDAAELTLKSLTASLNGITTNFQGTVKGFNNPIISVSGTVNNVNNKTLSSFVSDLPDFSLPAVKLASDIKLNLDKSNAEISKYSASLTKSTVNGSANVSFGGKDLVYNAKANLKLFVDELAAIAPELTKEYGLQGTVTGSLSASDPDKVTGKITLENVGAAYQNVVTVKDINGIIQILGMTNIKSETITGKINDAAFKTTLAFSEKKTNHYAVNFDFDLDSLTIKELPKTETSEAAKTSDAVPSPSAKSKKATGPYIDLKTNVKIGPVSVPHFNSKGASLTADLTSIEDTLTTLSGKTQFRVEQGEITDIKQFLASNKIINVMFISIGIVKKVFDVLKLDVFTSSNKKDAVPFELIEGDYSFNSGLMTINKTTLSSDLTTVKAEGTIDFKTDKLNMKVNAHLGKQGSSGFKPVAIKVGGTIDNPKATIDVLSTATSIVPGVATLGKNTVSGATNTAKDVVSGTVGTALKGIGGLLKKDTKEEEESK
- a CDS encoding HNH endonuclease, whose translation is MNYGDIISYLQMCTEEQISLQRGMYFRLNNKYSIFLMSVRTGAPYHDLFEENGRILIYEGHDIPKTKDLKKNPKELDQPQYTENGKLTQNGKFYKAAIDYKNNLNEPEVVKIYEKIKDGIWSYTGFFKLVDAWTQKSNKRSVFKFKLEIIDEPTNSKTLKKEIIHSRLIPTIVKRHVWERDKGQCVQCGNKTNLHFDHNIPFSKGGSSITAKNIQLLCAKCNLSKHDKII
- a CDS encoding PC4/YdbC family ssDNA-binding protein, whose translation is MVESSFMILQHIGSIVSDDGMEEVKFSIDAYRGYRYASIRKYLKSESYSGATRAGITMTPEIVKGVASVLEPLPDDASKLEDKEIGKFAKHPGMSVIVRVSSFKGARGLDLRQWQEDDIYTGWTKKGIRLPLNKMGEIKKLFKEMSVYFAQKPGNEK
- a CDS encoding homoserine kinase, with translation MALYVKLNKDEIEAFIADYNLKLIDFKGIIEGVQNTNYFLLTTSGKYILTVCEEEINPTDLPFFNSAMLYAALHGVPCPVPLKNKYGAFTGRLKNKPAGIVTFLEGKSVTDITFSHLENLGRFLGKLHIQTKDFKEERANPLCLDNVTELIRKNKKIDNISPNLSAEINKELNLVSEELKSFYNLPKGFVHADIFPDNMFFEGNNVSGIIDFYFCCSDYLAYDLAVTANAWCFDNKGFDYNEKKIKILLDSYQKIRPLEQAEKYAFNALLRRAALRFFATRAWDMKYPKPNAVVGVKDPMEYVAKLRAFKSAGDLFK
- the thrC gene encoding threonine synthase produces the protein MKYIDTRGGNKTFNFEQVLLGGLTENGGLYVPETLPKFTKSEIESMRGLSYNGLAFKILRPFTEDCFTDAELKNIIELAYKNFSEGEIAPLKKLKDNILVLELFHGPTLAFKDFAMQILGQMFETVLKRNNAFITIAGATSGDTGSAAIAAFKNSERAKIFILHPHNKVSDAQRKQMTTVISPNVKNIAVEGSFDDCQNIVKGLFADAGFKEKYSLSAVNSINWARIAAQIVYYFYAALKADEKQEGVSFCVPTGNFGNIFAAYTAKQMGLNIKRLIIASNANDILTRFINSGVMEQKGVTHTLSPSMDIQISSNFERLLFDFCARDQKALNAFMARFKETGRYDVPPVMLSEIKKVFTAFKADDGATLEVIKSIYAQTGVILDPHSAVGVNAALQYNGSEPVITLATAHPAKFGAAVKKALNVEVEVPPSLKKFLEGKERFEVLPVSLEAVKLYMENNA
- a CDS encoding homoserine dehydrogenase, with the translated sequence MENYNIALLGCGTVGSGTAKIISEFSAALSERSGKKINISKIVDLRPMAAAKKAGVDISLFVNPKEELSKEEASAAIKEVLADKSIDLVVETIGGDGDYIKNIHESVLKAGKNLVTANKSLLAKTGKSLFETAKENNKSIGFEAAVCGAIPIIKGLTECFTGDDILSVYGIMNGTSNFILSNMSSRGISFEEALKEAQRLGYAEADPSLDINGGDAANKLKILIQMIYGVDARSITIGVNGIDVIKPVDVAFAKQINSVIKLICYAKREGNKLYAAVRPMMLHKDIFLADINGATNAVRLINKYSGENILVGQGAGMEETGSAIVSDIVKIARGDKQRSSIAWQECEIKPFEEHAMNFNIILKSKDMPGVTGAAAKAIGDENVNIFTIGPNFHEGEFAYFSIVTETATLNQINRAVAKMRELKPGAFEKDVKVFPIIK
- the rfbB gene encoding dTDP-glucose 4,6-dehydratase, with the protein product MAQKNILVTGGAGFIGSNFIPYFAAAYPDYNVINLDKLTYAGDLSNLSEVANAENYTFVEGDICDRALIEDLFKKHDIKGVIHFAAESHVDNSITGPLPFIKTNIEGTFTLLDAAKNYWMEAPFKYKKGYEGCRFHHISTDEVYGTLGETGLFEETTPYAPNSPYSASKASSDFIVRAYHHTYGLDVTTSNCSNNYGPKQHKEKLIPTIIRKALAGQSIPIYGDGKNVRDWLYVLDHCKGIDLVFHKGKAGETYNIGGRNERTNLEIVDIICAVLDQKKPLNGKSYKSLITFVKDRPGHDKRYAIDATKFETELGWKADETFDTGIIKTINWYLERI
- a CDS encoding GNAT family N-acetyltransferase — protein: MLNNKNISLRAFEESDAETVRAWRFAPQNYDYFYEFVMPNKIQNDAWFQNTLKKTSEINFIIETKDAKPIGMIALIDIDNRSQKCEMGRVLIGEEDYRSKGLGREIIKTILDYAFNHLNMHKVYCEVFADNAAALGLYKKCGFEEDGYFKQHVYKNGEFKDIVHLSIFKN
- a CDS encoding DegT/DnrJ/EryC1/StrS family aminotransferase, with the translated sequence MAQKNIPLFIPTFRTEECLEQIRECLDKGWTGLGFKTVELEEKWKEYTKLPHAHFLASATAGLDLAFNILKEENNWQDGDEVITTPMTFVSSNHAILYNRLKPVFADVDEYLCLDPKSVVERITPKTKAVLFVGIGGNAGRYAEVEKICKEKGLALVLDAAHMAGTKLNGDVPGRGADAVVYSYQAVKNMPTGDSGMICFKEAKFDEIVRKKSWLGINKDTFARTAGKGAYKWKYDVEYVGFKDHGNSIMAGIGLVSLKYLDQDNNYRRQIAAWYDEEFKNSGVKTVPVAPGCESSRHLYQILIGNRDELLAALNENGVYPGVHYRDNTEYRMYAYAKGTCPNSHYVSEHTLSLPMHMKLTREDVKYVADTVKKYAK
- the rfbC gene encoding dTDP-4-dehydrorhamnose 3,5-epimerase, with product MDFFKPEIEGLIVITPKIFKDERGYFFESYNKKVFEDAGIVSNFVQDNQSFSVKNVIRGLHFQAPPHAQAKLVRAQRGKVWDVAVDLRPQSKTFGQWFGVELSEENQKMFYIPRGFAHGFSVLSESAVFQYKCDNFYNKESEGGILYNDAVLNIDWKVPFGGEIVNEKDKSYPWFEVYKKQPFFN